In the genome of Methanopyrus kandleri AV19, one region contains:
- a CDS encoding aliphatic sulfonate ABC transporter substrate-binding protein — translation MKKVVALGIVIVAVLGGALGYYYYTTTSNVVRIGYQPSDHSAALFVAMAKKMFEKEGIKVETYEFKAGPPETQALAAGKIDVAYIGCVPAITAYSKGVPIKIVAGVNQEGSAIVVRKDEAGKIKDIKDLKGKRVAELMKGSIQDCMLRTALKRAGLDPDKDVDIVEMKTADAVNALGAKQIDAFIEPEPGPTMAVKKGFGVRLMDTGKIWSHHQCCVLVMRKDFIERHPNLAKKVLKVHVMATKYVQEHPDEAAKITAKQLKVPEEVEKEAMRHVRYSVDLDVDSIKMFARFLKQLGYIKELPDWSDFIDLKLLKEVAG, via the coding sequence GTGAAGAAGGTGGTAGCCCTGGGCATAGTCATCGTGGCGGTCCTCGGCGGTGCGCTCGGATATTACTATTACACGACGACGTCCAACGTGGTCCGGATCGGTTACCAACCCAGCGACCACTCCGCGGCCCTCTTCGTGGCCATGGCCAAGAAGATGTTCGAGAAGGAAGGGATCAAGGTGGAGACGTACGAGTTCAAGGCCGGACCGCCGGAGACGCAGGCGCTGGCGGCGGGTAAGATCGACGTCGCCTACATCGGGTGCGTCCCGGCGATCACGGCGTACTCCAAGGGTGTGCCGATCAAGATCGTCGCGGGAGTGAACCAGGAGGGTTCCGCGATCGTGGTGCGTAAGGACGAGGCCGGCAAGATCAAGGACATCAAGGACCTGAAGGGCAAGCGGGTCGCGGAGCTCATGAAGGGATCCATCCAGGATTGTATGCTGAGAACCGCGCTGAAGCGGGCGGGCCTGGACCCCGATAAGGACGTGGACATCGTCGAGATGAAGACGGCCGACGCCGTGAACGCGCTCGGGGCGAAGCAGATCGACGCGTTCATCGAGCCCGAGCCGGGTCCGACGATGGCCGTCAAGAAAGGGTTCGGCGTCCGGCTAATGGACACCGGTAAGATCTGGTCCCACCACCAGTGCTGCGTGCTCGTGATGCGGAAGGACTTCATCGAGCGCCACCCGAACCTCGCCAAGAAGGTGCTCAAGGTCCACGTGATGGCCACGAAGTACGTGCAGGAGCACCCCGACGAGGCCGCCAAGATCACGGCGAAGCAGCTAAAAGTACCCGAGGAGGTAGAGAAGGAGGCGATGCGACACGTTCGCTACTCCGTGGATCTGGACGTGGACAGCATCAAGATGTTCGCCAGGTTCCTCAAACAGCTCGGTTACATCAAGGAACTGCCGGACTGGTCCGACTTCATCGACCTGAAACTGCTCAAGGAGGTGGCCGGTTAG
- a CDS encoding ABC transporter permease has product MIRNGDERLETLLKVSAPVAVLAIWQAVSGLGLINPVLLPPPSQVFSVFVEMPGEILKHALTSLYRVAVGYSIAAVAGVSLGVLMGTYRTAHAAMDLLIEIIRPIPPIAWIPLAIVWFGIGDPSAFFIIFVGSFFPILINTISGIRSVDRIYVEAALNLGADDTALIRHVLVPGALPNIFTGLRVGLGVGWMCVVAAEMIAAKSGLGYMIIEAQRILATDQVIAGMITIGLLGLVMDRGFRYLERRALVWR; this is encoded by the coding sequence GTGATACGGAACGGCGACGAGCGACTCGAGACCCTGCTGAAGGTATCGGCGCCGGTCGCCGTGCTCGCGATCTGGCAGGCCGTGAGCGGACTCGGCCTGATCAACCCGGTCCTCCTTCCCCCTCCCTCCCAGGTCTTCTCGGTGTTCGTCGAGATGCCCGGGGAGATACTGAAACACGCGCTGACCAGCCTCTACCGGGTGGCGGTCGGGTACTCGATCGCGGCGGTCGCGGGAGTCTCGCTGGGCGTCCTGATGGGAACGTACCGTACGGCCCACGCCGCGATGGACCTCCTGATCGAGATCATCCGTCCGATACCGCCGATAGCGTGGATACCGCTGGCCATCGTGTGGTTCGGGATCGGCGACCCGTCCGCGTTCTTCATCATCTTCGTGGGCTCGTTCTTCCCGATACTGATCAACACGATCTCCGGTATCAGGAGTGTCGACCGAATCTACGTCGAGGCGGCCCTCAACCTGGGCGCCGACGACACCGCGTTGATCCGGCACGTACTGGTGCCCGGGGCACTGCCCAACATCTTCACCGGTCTGCGGGTGGGACTGGGAGTCGGCTGGATGTGCGTCGTGGCGGCCGAGATGATCGCGGCGAAGTCCGGACTCGGATACATGATCATCGAGGCGCAGCGTATCCTGGCGACCGACCAGGTCATCGCGGGCATGATCACGATCGGGCTCCTGGGCCTCGTGATGGACCGTGGGTTCAGATACCTCGAGAGGAGGGCGCTCGTATGGCGGTGA
- a CDS encoding ABC transporter ATP-binding protein, with protein sequence MAVILKVEDLHKSYDDLKVLDGITFEVSEGEFFAIVGPSGCGKTTLLKIIAGLEDYDAGRVLVDGEEVREPGPDRALVFQEYAIFPWKTVLENVMFAPLMQGKDPEEAERIARECLKVVPGLEGFEDAYPKQLSGGMKQRVAIARALAAEPRILLMDEPFAAVDAQTRNKMQEELLKIWERTGQTILLVTHNVEEAVFLADRVMVLSPRPAEIVDIVEIDLPRPRDRTDPEFVELRARILDMIGSR encoded by the coding sequence ATGGCGGTGATCCTGAAGGTGGAGGACCTGCACAAGAGCTACGACGACCTGAAGGTGCTGGACGGCATCACGTTCGAGGTCTCGGAAGGTGAGTTCTTCGCGATCGTAGGCCCCAGCGGGTGCGGTAAGACGACGCTCCTCAAGATAATCGCCGGACTGGAGGACTACGACGCGGGCAGGGTCCTGGTGGACGGCGAGGAGGTTCGGGAGCCCGGACCCGACCGCGCCCTGGTCTTCCAAGAGTATGCTATCTTCCCGTGGAAGACCGTGCTGGAGAACGTCATGTTCGCCCCGCTGATGCAGGGCAAGGACCCGGAGGAGGCCGAGCGCATCGCCCGGGAGTGCCTCAAGGTCGTCCCGGGACTCGAGGGGTTCGAGGACGCCTACCCCAAGCAACTCTCCGGCGGTATGAAGCAGCGCGTCGCCATCGCCAGGGCGCTGGCGGCCGAGCCCAGGATCCTGCTCATGGACGAGCCGTTCGCCGCCGTGGACGCCCAGACGCGCAACAAGATGCAGGAGGAGCTCCTGAAAATATGGGAGAGAACGGGGCAGACCATCCTCCTGGTGACGCATAACGTCGAGGAGGCGGTGTTCCTGGCCGACCGCGTGATGGTACTCTCACCCAGGCCCGCCGAGATAGTCGATATAGTCGAGATCGACCTACCACGACCAAGGGACAGGACCGACCCCGAGTTCGTCGAGCTGCGGGCCCGAATACTCGACATGATCGGAAGCCGATGA
- a CDS encoding RNA-guided endonuclease InsQ/TnpB family protein, protein MPLRSDYRYRSITLKIVGPEGYRRDLIFLSDRCTAVYNELNYLRRRFFFKGKLDAVAVSRSELTFRRIYREYGPILGTQTVVAIGEKNTEAWRSYFKQIKEVKSNKRRTICQPPRYWKGPLGREPRFVFLASQIRRFEYDPLEHRGVIEILGLGDVVDNLPNVGFKRGRGRGVRLEFVGWFPWHPNRVKEPKRADKIILNGDDGKEFFGRSEIVYSWADNAHYLTLNMKVNKGESWLVSRLTPNGRVRPIPRTGNNCENAAAVDIGRRIFAAVYFSDGKKPVLVRWGDAWSRWSYWRKIKAPKEQRRLNKNGANFSHRLKQYYVKAHRAIMDAIRHLVSKLVQILLSREVTLLVIEDLKGLRQKLHGELAYWAYKRIIREIKRKCEEYGIEVIEASPAYTSVTCPMCRSKCKRNGGLVICSKCGKTMNADIVRAYNLLTRATDDPPEPELEYLTGSNCTTVLPSNHKPPITPNR, encoded by the coding sequence GTGCCACTTAGGTCCGACTATAGATACCGCTCGATCACCCTCAAAATTGTCGGCCCTGAGGGGTACCGCAGAGACCTGATTTTCCTCAGTGACAGATGTACCGCCGTGTATAACGAGTTAAACTACCTTCGCCGTCGATTTTTCTTCAAAGGCAAGTTGGATGCTGTCGCCGTTTCTAGGTCAGAACTTACATTCAGGAGAATTTATAGAGAATATGGGCCAATTTTAGGTACTCAAACAGTAGTCGCAATTGGGGAAAAGAACACTGAAGCTTGGCGATCTTATTTCAAACAAATCAAAGAGGTAAAGTCGAACAAACGTAGAACGATCTGTCAACCTCCACGATACTGGAAAGGTCCGCTCGGTAGGGAACCGCGATTCGTATTCCTAGCTTCCCAGATCCGACGGTTCGAGTACGATCCATTGGAACATCGTGGCGTTATTGAAATCTTAGGACTTGGCGATGTCGTCGACAACCTCCCCAACGTCGGATTTAAGCGTGGTCGCGGCCGTGGTGTCAGGCTCGAGTTCGTGGGATGGTTTCCCTGGCACCCGAACCGAGTGAAAGAACCCAAAAGAGCGGATAAGATTATCCTAAACGGAGACGACGGCAAGGAGTTCTTCGGGCGTAGCGAGATCGTCTATAGTTGGGCAGATAACGCTCATTACCTTACTTTGAATATGAAGGTGAATAAGGGCGAAAGCTGGCTCGTCTCTCGGCTAACTCCAAATGGTCGGGTTCGACCTATACCTCGGACTGGAAATAACTGTGAGAACGCCGCAGCTGTTGACATCGGCCGCCGCATATTCGCCGCTGTTTATTTCTCAGATGGGAAGAAACCGGTTCTGGTACGATGGGGTGACGCATGGTCTCGGTGGTCATACTGGAGAAAAATCAAGGCCCCGAAAGAACAGCGGCGACTCAACAAAAATGGGGCTAATTTCTCTCACCGTCTGAAACAGTATTACGTTAAAGCTCACCGGGCGATCATGGACGCGATCCGGCATTTGGTGAGCAAACTAGTTCAGATCTTGCTCAGTCGTGAGGTAACGCTATTAGTTATTGAGGATCTTAAAGGCTTACGCCAAAAGCTGCATGGGGAGCTAGCATACTGGGCCTACAAGCGAATTATAAGGGAGATCAAACGGAAATGTGAAGAGTACGGTATAGAGGTCATTGAGGCTAGTCCTGCGTACACTTCGGTAACATGTCCGATGTGCAGAAGTAAATGCAAACGGAACGGAGGGCTAGTGATCTGCTCAAAGTGTGGAAAAACTATGAATGCTGACATCGTGAGGGCCTATAACCTGCTAACGAGGGCCACCGATGACCCTCCCGAACCGGAGCTGGAGTACTTAACGGGTTCGAACTGTACCACTGTCTTGCCCTCGAATCACAAGCCACCCATAACCCCGAACCGATGA
- a CDS encoding NAD-binding protein: MVSVLRTLLRIPAVRRSLVVLSSILLTSTVIFHFLEGWPLLTCLYFTAATITTVGYGDVVPTTEAGRLLSVIVMFSGIGVASYALGDIIQLVFRGELSLAIKEDVLRKRIKEVENHIIVCGFGRTGSRVARLLSERYKFDVVVVDKDEEAYERAVYQGFPAVLGDATREDTLQEANVESARGMVVATGDDRTNVFVTLLAKNFRRDLHVVAVANSREGAKMMERAGADEVLFLYDCASRHIVRAALSPTMFRVTVRHSVDEISDVMWIIIGNGGVVQCVEYYTPPLKSPIRRDVVISSMDEVMRFVKSLEKYPERKRTLEDLYRVSENVHTYYVIVHNEEERERILRELDRRGYLVGVDLTIDEILQEIERLRGE; encoded by the coding sequence TTGGTATCCGTCCTGCGCACCCTGCTGAGGATCCCCGCGGTGCGACGATCTCTGGTCGTACTGTCGTCAATCCTCCTGACGTCCACGGTCATCTTTCACTTCCTGGAGGGATGGCCGCTGCTGACCTGCCTGTACTTCACCGCGGCCACGATAACGACCGTGGGGTACGGCGACGTCGTCCCCACCACGGAGGCGGGTCGCCTGCTTTCCGTCATCGTCATGTTCTCCGGGATCGGCGTGGCCTCGTACGCCTTGGGAGACATCATCCAGCTCGTCTTCCGAGGGGAGCTCTCCTTGGCGATCAAGGAGGACGTCCTCCGGAAGAGGATAAAGGAGGTCGAGAACCACATCATCGTGTGCGGGTTCGGCAGGACGGGTAGCCGCGTCGCCAGGTTACTCTCGGAACGGTACAAGTTCGACGTCGTGGTGGTGGATAAAGACGAGGAGGCCTACGAGCGGGCCGTATACCAAGGGTTTCCCGCGGTTCTGGGCGACGCGACGAGAGAAGACACGCTGCAGGAGGCCAACGTCGAGAGCGCCCGCGGTATGGTGGTGGCGACGGGTGACGACCGCACCAACGTCTTCGTGACGCTGCTCGCGAAGAACTTCAGGCGGGACCTCCACGTCGTCGCGGTAGCCAACAGCCGGGAAGGTGCCAAGATGATGGAGCGTGCCGGGGCCGACGAGGTGCTCTTCCTGTACGACTGCGCGTCCCGGCACATAGTACGGGCTGCCCTCTCCCCTACGATGTTCCGGGTGACGGTGCGGCACTCCGTGGACGAGATCTCGGACGTCATGTGGATCATAATCGGCAACGGCGGTGTGGTGCAGTGCGTGGAGTACTACACCCCGCCCTTGAAATCCCCGATCCGTAGGGACGTCGTGATAAGCTCCATGGACGAGGTGATGAGGTTCGTCAAGAGCCTGGAGAAGTACCCCGAAAGGAAGCGAACTCTGGAGGACCTCTACAGGGTCTCCGAGAACGTCCACACTTACTACGTGATCGTCCACAACGAGGAGGAGCGCGAGCGCATCCTCCGTGAGCTCGACCGACGCGGCTACCTCGTCGGCGTCGACCTCACCATCGACGAGATCCTCCAAGAGATCGAGCGGCTCCGAGGCGAGTGA
- a CDS encoding DUF1678 family protein — MSWQGAPLPADPVERIRCLRILRETYRRRAKPKPRKTYRKIAGRTYGPYYVAYFGRTRRHRRVRLIYLGKSNPSVDFVEWLAGQSRERVLELARLAVRHLRTALETLSHEARDAGDVRRLVARILALAFDLEPARSTGLRGPLERAPRFVRTVLGPWEAWFAENVLRKLLS; from the coding sequence GTGTCCTGGCAGGGCGCCCCGTTACCGGCCGATCCGGTGGAACGCATTCGGTGCTTGCGTATCCTTCGAGAAACGTACCGGCGTAGGGCCAAGCCGAAGCCGCGGAAGACGTACCGGAAGATCGCGGGGAGGACGTACGGCCCGTACTACGTCGCGTACTTCGGGCGGACGAGGCGGCACCGCAGGGTCCGGCTGATCTACCTGGGGAAGTCGAACCCGAGCGTGGATTTCGTCGAGTGGCTGGCCGGACAGTCGAGGGAGCGCGTGCTCGAGCTCGCCCGGCTCGCCGTCCGGCACCTCCGTACAGCGCTCGAGACGTTGTCCCACGAGGCTCGCGATGCCGGGGATGTACGTCGACTGGTCGCCCGAATCCTGGCACTCGCCTTCGACCTCGAGCCCGCGCGCTCGACCGGGCTCCGGGGTCCGCTCGAGCGCGCCCCGAGGTTCGTGAGGACCGTACTCGGACCCTGGGAGGCCTGGTTCGCGGAGAACGTCCTACGTAAACTCCTCTCCTAG
- the thiL gene encoding thiamine-phosphate kinase translates to MSSGFKRPSPRTWRPKEEEELIELIVEACPTEGPRVKAGDDDAAVLPDGTVVNFDAMTRSRHVPKELRDRDLGWKFVASVVSDVGAMGGEPSFFGFSVCLDDEVDVEQLVLGISEGLREFGVSLIGGDVVEGEELVLSGTCLGKLKGEPLLMSNARPGDVVAVTGPLGGPNAFVRAILNGMEPEETLYERFARPRPPVEVGVELARGGYRAAVTDISDGLLAEAEAIARRSGVAIEIHTWKVPVDEGVEEVAQEFDVDPVDLALEGGEDYEFLICGPEDVVKEFGLTTIGRVTEGEGVRIVRNPRARSE, encoded by the coding sequence TTGAGCTCCGGTTTCAAGAGACCGTCACCCCGGACGTGGCGGCCGAAGGAGGAGGAAGAACTGATCGAACTCATCGTGGAGGCGTGTCCCACCGAGGGACCACGAGTCAAAGCAGGGGATGACGACGCTGCTGTCCTCCCGGACGGAACCGTCGTCAACTTCGACGCTATGACCCGATCCAGGCACGTACCGAAGGAGCTCAGGGACCGGGACCTGGGCTGGAAGTTCGTGGCTTCGGTGGTGAGCGACGTCGGCGCTATGGGCGGAGAACCGAGCTTTTTCGGGTTCTCCGTGTGCCTCGACGACGAGGTGGACGTCGAGCAGCTCGTCCTCGGGATATCCGAAGGACTGCGGGAGTTCGGAGTGTCCCTGATAGGCGGAGATGTCGTGGAAGGGGAGGAGCTCGTCCTCTCGGGTACGTGCCTGGGGAAGCTGAAGGGCGAACCGCTGTTGATGTCGAACGCCCGCCCTGGTGACGTGGTGGCCGTCACGGGACCGTTGGGCGGTCCCAACGCGTTCGTGCGGGCCATACTCAACGGTATGGAACCAGAGGAAACGTTGTACGAGCGGTTCGCACGACCGAGACCACCGGTGGAGGTGGGTGTGGAGCTCGCGCGGGGTGGCTATCGCGCCGCCGTCACGGACATCAGCGATGGGCTGCTGGCGGAGGCGGAAGCGATCGCGAGACGATCCGGGGTGGCGATCGAGATCCACACGTGGAAGGTACCGGTGGACGAAGGCGTGGAGGAAGTCGCGCAGGAGTTCGACGTGGACCCGGTGGACCTCGCGCTCGAAGGGGGAGAGGACTACGAGTTCCTGATCTGCGGCCCGGAGGACGTGGTTAAGGAGTTCGGTCTAACGACGATCGGAAGGGTGACGGAGGGTGAGGGTGTGAGGATAGTCAGGAACCCACGGGCCCGGTCGGAATAA
- a CDS encoding PUA domain-containing protein — protein sequence MKPELKRVPREELESIANEMARKFNCERVASVVRSFHLIKLEGRWTEYFVVNRVDFDPADLPERADPFLVGRPFCERSARGDLRIHVEGARELARRVDEIKTYVTERAAVLFTYGRDVLPESIVEIRGPKEPRLVAVVYRDDLGEHCVGVGRLRFSEDGRPVVDNVIDRGWYLRRGG from the coding sequence TTGAAACCGGAGCTCAAGCGCGTCCCCCGCGAAGAGCTCGAGTCGATCGCGAACGAGATGGCTAGGAAGTTCAACTGCGAACGTGTAGCCTCCGTCGTGAGATCTTTCCACCTCATCAAGCTCGAGGGTAGGTGGACAGAGTACTTCGTCGTGAACCGGGTTGATTTCGACCCGGCCGATTTGCCCGAGCGCGCGGATCCGTTCTTAGTCGGTCGACCCTTCTGCGAGAGGTCGGCCCGGGGCGACCTCCGAATTCACGTCGAAGGTGCGCGCGAACTCGCGCGCCGCGTCGATGAAATAAAGACTTACGTGACGGAACGGGCGGCGGTGCTGTTCACCTACGGTCGAGACGTGCTCCCCGAGAGTATCGTCGAAATCCGGGGTCCGAAGGAGCCCAGACTGGTCGCGGTGGTGTATCGTGACGATCTGGGGGAGCATTGCGTCGGGGTGGGTCGCCTTCGGTTCTCCGAAGATGGTCGTCCCGTGGTGGATAACGTGATCGATCGTGGCTGGTATCTCCGGAGGGGAGGTTGA
- a CDS encoding DUF5612 domain-containing protein, with product MLAISMDVENVPGALKAIAGVIADHGGNIVHIQQDSEGELARLYMEIEGVERPKVLVSELRSLDVVREVRVLRPLKEIYGKRVIVMGGGAQVAEVARGAITEADRHNIRGERISVDTIPLVGEENLAEAVRAVARLPRVGILVLAGSLMGGKIAEAVQELREEHGIPVISLNMAGSVPEVADLVVTDPVQAGVMAVMAISDAGVFDLSRVRGRKF from the coding sequence ATGCTGGCCATCAGCATGGACGTGGAGAACGTTCCGGGTGCTCTTAAAGCGATCGCCGGCGTCATCGCGGACCACGGCGGCAACATAGTCCACATCCAGCAGGACTCCGAGGGTGAGCTGGCCCGTCTGTACATGGAGATCGAAGGCGTGGAGCGGCCCAAAGTACTCGTCTCCGAGCTGAGATCACTGGACGTCGTCCGAGAGGTCCGCGTGCTGAGGCCTTTAAAGGAGATATACGGTAAGCGCGTGATCGTGATGGGAGGGGGCGCCCAGGTCGCCGAAGTCGCCCGGGGCGCGATCACCGAGGCGGACCGTCATAACATCCGCGGTGAACGCATCAGCGTGGATACTATTCCGCTAGTCGGTGAGGAGAACCTGGCGGAAGCCGTTCGGGCCGTAGCCCGCCTGCCCAGGGTAGGAATCCTAGTTCTCGCGGGGTCTTTGATGGGAGGGAAGATCGCGGAGGCCGTTCAAGAGCTCCGCGAGGAACACGGGATACCTGTGATATCCCTGAACATGGCCGGGAGCGTTCCCGAGGTCGCGGACCTCGTGGTGACGGACCCCGTTCAGGCTGGCGTTATGGCCGTCATGGCTATCTCTGACGCCGGAGTCTTCGACCTTTCCAGGGTTCGAGGTAGGAAGTTCTGA
- the hpt gene encoding hypoxanthine/guanine phosphoribosyltransferase, protein MLLEKSLEEAPVVNRNGYWYFIHPITDGVPELPPELLREVAYRIVRALDSTDFDKIVCVEAMGIHLGALLSDMLDRPLVIVRKREYGLDGEVEITQEKGYGVEKLYLNGVSEGDRVVVVDDVISTGGTLVGLINALDDVGAEIEDVVVVVARGGLDRVREETGVDVKYLVRVEVSEDGVSVVESRYR, encoded by the coding sequence ATGCTCCTCGAGAAGTCCTTGGAGGAGGCACCTGTGGTGAACCGTAACGGGTACTGGTACTTCATTCACCCTATTACGGACGGTGTCCCGGAGCTCCCGCCCGAGTTACTCCGTGAAGTCGCGTACAGGATCGTCCGCGCCTTAGACAGCACGGACTTCGATAAGATCGTGTGTGTAGAGGCCATGGGGATCCACCTGGGAGCCCTCCTATCAGACATGCTGGATCGTCCGTTGGTCATAGTCAGGAAACGGGAGTACGGGTTGGACGGCGAGGTGGAGATTACCCAGGAGAAAGGGTACGGTGTGGAGAAGCTGTACCTGAACGGCGTGTCCGAAGGGGACAGAGTCGTGGTCGTGGACGACGTGATCAGCACGGGTGGGACCCTCGTCGGGTTGATCAACGCCCTCGACGACGTCGGGGCCGAGATCGAGGACGTGGTGGTCGTGGTGGCCAGGGGAGGCCTCGATAGGGTCAGGGAGGAAACCGGGGTCGACGTCAAGTACTTGGTCCGAGTGGAGGTGTCGGAGGATGGTGTGAGCGTCGTCGAGTCGCGCTATCGCTGA
- a CDS encoding PPC domain-containing DNA-binding protein: protein MVRLEPGERFPESVDTSRWRNSVVVSGKGSVRALRWRLGDTPVFETRGKFELISLEGLLFDDGSYHLHASVSDENGHTLSGHVKGFEVYTTVELVLLRLNARLERGRDPHTGYRELTRVIPSARDTRAR, encoded by the coding sequence GTGGTCAGGTTGGAACCCGGCGAACGGTTCCCGGAGAGCGTGGACACGAGCAGATGGCGGAACTCCGTCGTGGTTTCCGGTAAGGGGAGCGTCCGCGCGCTCCGGTGGAGGTTGGGGGACACTCCAGTCTTCGAGACCCGCGGGAAGTTCGAGCTGATCTCACTGGAAGGCCTGCTGTTCGACGACGGTTCCTATCACCTGCACGCGTCGGTATCGGACGAGAACGGGCACACGCTATCGGGGCACGTCAAGGGGTTCGAGGTTTACACCACCGTGGAGTTGGTGCTGCTCCGGTTGAACGCACGCCTCGAGCGTGGACGTGACCCTCACACCGGGTACAGGGAACTTACCCGCGTTATTCCGTCAGCACGCGACACCCGCGCTCGGTGA
- the map gene encoding type II methionyl aminopeptidase, protein MDDEFQEAGKVVKRVLRRAAREIDIGDRLLEIAEYLEECVRDQGAEPAFPVNLSLNEVAAHYTPSPDDEVEVSPGDILKVDIGAHVNGAIGDAAITLSFDNDLGERLAEAAREALEAAIETIRPGVECREVGRAIGEVCRDRGFKPVIGLTGHQIEPWNLHAGVSIPNDDLPGYEDKLEEGMVLAVEPFVTTEDGEGDVKPGSTVEIFSVRNPNQRSRLNLHRIYEDRKSLPFARRWVGKAPRVKFELLRLSKLGAVKAYPELVEVNGEPVAQWEHTVVVTERGCRVLTE, encoded by the coding sequence GTGGACGATGAGTTCCAGGAAGCCGGAAAGGTGGTCAAAAGGGTCCTCCGTAGGGCTGCCCGGGAGATCGACATCGGAGACCGACTGCTGGAAATAGCCGAATACCTCGAGGAGTGCGTGAGGGATCAAGGGGCAGAACCGGCGTTTCCGGTAAACCTATCGCTGAACGAGGTGGCTGCTCATTACACGCCGAGCCCGGACGACGAGGTCGAGGTATCGCCCGGGGACATCCTGAAGGTCGACATAGGCGCTCACGTTAACGGCGCCATCGGGGACGCGGCGATCACGCTGTCCTTCGACAACGACTTAGGGGAGCGATTGGCGGAGGCCGCCCGCGAGGCCCTCGAAGCGGCCATAGAGACGATCCGACCGGGCGTCGAGTGTCGCGAGGTCGGGAGGGCCATCGGTGAGGTGTGTCGAGATCGCGGTTTCAAGCCGGTTATCGGACTCACAGGACATCAGATCGAACCGTGGAACCTACACGCCGGCGTTTCGATCCCCAACGACGACCTACCAGGGTACGAAGACAAGCTCGAGGAGGGAATGGTACTGGCAGTCGAACCGTTCGTAACCACTGAGGACGGAGAGGGAGACGTGAAACCCGGCTCGACCGTCGAGATTTTCTCAGTGCGGAACCCTAATCAACGATCCCGCCTGAACCTGCACCGGATCTACGAGGACCGGAAGTCACTGCCTTTCGCCCGACGTTGGGTGGGGAAGGCTCCGAGGGTGAAGTTCGAACTGCTGAGACTTAGTAAGCTGGGAGCCGTGAAGGCTTACCCCGAGCTCGTCGAGGTGAACGGGGAACCGGTGGCCCAGTGGGAGCATACGGTAGTGGTCACCGAGCGCGGGTGTCGCGTGCTGACGGAATAA
- a CDS encoding UPF0058 family protein → MKKDELFLLHSVLYYVLEYLKMEGKTREDDVKLYDEFNVKPGHLHKTKLQHKCAVFLLAYVIARAISSELPKAEGLGQRLGKLLEELFEELKRRGEEVPVEPP, encoded by the coding sequence ATGAAAAAGGACGAACTCTTCCTCCTCCACTCGGTTCTTTACTATGTTTTGGAGTATCTAAAGATGGAGGGGAAAACTAGGGAGGACGACGTAAAGCTATACGATGAGTTCAATGTGAAACCGGGCCATCTACATAAAACGAAACTACAACATAAGTGTGCCGTATTCCTGCTAGCGTACGTTATCGCCAGGGCTATCAGCTCGGAGCTACCGAAGGCGGAGGGTTTGGGACAGCGGCTGGGGAAGCTGTTGGAAGAACTCTTCGAGGAGCTGAAGAGGAGGGGTGAAGAAGTTCCCGTTGAACCTCCGTAG